The window CGGCGTGCTGCTGCGCGTGCTGGTGTTCCCGCTGCTCGGCCTGCTGCCGGGCGACGCCCGGGTCCGTCGCACCCGCGCGCGCCGGGTGGTCAGCCGCAGCTTCCGCTGGTTCGTCGAATTCATGTTCCGCAGCGGCGTGCTGACCTACGAAGTGGAAGGCGCCGAGCGCCTCGGCCGTCCCGGGCAGATGGTGATCGCCAACCACCCCTCGCTGATCGACGTGGTGGTGCTGATCGCCTTCATCCGCGACGCCAACTGCGTGGTCAAGCAGAGCCTGTGGGACAACCCGTGCATGCACGGGCCGATCCACGCCTGCGGCTACATCAGCAACAGCGGCAGCCTGGACATGCTCGACGAAGCCGCCGCCGCGCTGCAGGCCGGCGAGACGCTGATCGTCTTCCCCGAAGGCACGCGCACCACGCCCGGCCAGGCGCCGCAATTCCACCGCGGCGCCGCCGCCATCGCCCTGCGCGGCGCCCAGCTGGTCACCCCGGTGGTGATCAGCGTCAGCCCGACCACCCTGACCAAGGCCGAGCCCTGGTACAGCATTCCGTCGCGACGTTTCCATTTCCGCCTGCGCGTCGGTCAGGATATCGACCCACGCCAGTTCAGCGCCCTGGGCCCCGCGCCCGTCGCCTCGCGCAAGCTGAATGACCATTTGCACCAGCACTTTATGAAGGAGCTCGCCGAAGATGAGCGATCTGCAACTTGAGATCAAAAGCCTGATCATCGAGGCCCTCGGCCTCGAAGACATGACCACCGATGACCTGGCCGCCGACCTGACCCTGTTCGGCGACGGCCTCGGCCTGGACTCGGTGGACGCCCTGGAACTCGGCCTGGCCATCCAGAAACGCTTCGGCATCAAGATCGACGCCGAAGCCAAGGACACCCGCAAGCATTTCGCCAACGTGGCCAGCCTGGCGGCTTTCGTCAGCGCCCACCAAGCCGCGTGAAGGACAGCCCCATGCAGAACCGTGACGAAATCTTTGCCAGCCTGCGCGACACCCTGGTCGAGCTGTTCGAGCTGGACCCGGCGCAGATCACCCTGGAGGCCAACCTCTACCAGGACCTGGAAATCGACAGCATCGACGCGGTCGACCTGATCGACCACATCAAGCGCCAGACCGGCAAGAAGATCGCCGCCGAGGACTTCAAGTCGGTGCGCACCGTCCATGACGTGGTCGAGGCGGTGTTCCGCCTGGTGTCCGCGGAAGGCCTATGAGCCGCCTGCTCGGCCTGCTGCTGGTCGTGGCCGGCCTGGCCTACCCGTTCGTCGTGCACTACGGCCTCGACCACCAGCTGCCGCCGCGCCTGCTCGCCCTGCTGCTCGGCGGCCTGTGGCTGGCGCGCCTGTTCGCCCGCGGCCCCGGCAACCGCTGGATGGCGCTGGCCGCACTGGGCTTCTGTCTGCTGCTCGGCGTGGCCGGCGAGCCGGGGCTGTTGCGCTGGTATCCGGTGCTGATGAGCGCCCTGCTGCTGACGGTGTTCGGCCTCAGCCTGCGTTCCGGCATGCCGCTGGTCGAGCGTCTGGCGCGCCTGCGCGAGCCCGAGCTGCCGGCCGTGGCGGTGCGCTACACGCGCCAGGTCACGGTGGTCTGGAGCCTGTTCTTCCTGGTCAACGGCCTGATCGCCGCCGCCCTCACCCTGTGGGCGCCGCTGGCCTGGTGGACGCTGTACAACGGCCTGATTGCCTATGGGCTGATGGGCTTGCTGTTCGCCGGCGAGTGGCTGGTGCGCCAGCGCGTGCGGAGGTTCGCGTGAGCTGGATCGGCGCCGAGCGCCTGCTGTTCGCCACCACCCACCGCCCGGCCTGCGAGGAGCTCGACCACGCCGCGCTGTGCGCCGCCGCGCTGCGCTTCGCCGCGCAGTTGCAGGCCGCCGGCGTCCGGCGCTTGGCCCTGCACCTGGAAGACGCCGGCGAGCTGGCCGTGGCCCTGCTCGGCGCCTGGCGCGCCGGCGTCGCCGTGCTGCTGCCGGCCGATGGCCAGGCGCAGATGCGCGAGCGCCTGAGTACACAGGTCGACCTGTGGCTGGACCGTCTGGAGCTCGACGCCAGCCTCGCGCCGCTGGAGCCGGCCGCGCTCGACCTCGACAGCTGCCAGCTGACCCTGTGCACGTCCGGCTCCAGCGGTGCCCCCAAGCCGATCGCCAAGACCCTGCGCCAGCTGGCCAACGAGGTCGAAGCGCTGGAACGCCTGTGGGGCGCCGAGCTGGGCGACGCCACCATCGTCGGCAGCGTCGCCGCGCAGCACATCTACGGCCTGCTGTTCCGCGTGCTCTGGCCGCTGTGCGCCGGCCGCCGCTTCGTGCGCCAGGCCCAGCCGTTTCCCGAGGACCTGCAGCGGGTCAGCCTGGCAATCGCCAGGGATGCGGGAAGCGTCGCGAGCGCAGCTGAGGCAAGGCAGGAACCGGCGAGGCCGCGGAGTTTACAGGCGGTAAATGAGCAGGCCGAGCCGGTTTCTAACGCCGCCTCAGTAAGCGCAGCAGCTTCCAGCGCCCCTGGCTTCGCCTGGGTCGCCAGCCCGGCACTGTTGAAACGCATGGGCGACAACCTCGACTGGCCGGCGCTGCGCGCGGTGCGTCGGGTGTTCTCCTCCGGCGGTCCGTTGCCGACCGAGGCGGCGCAGGCGCTCGACGAACGCCTCGGCCAAGCGCCGACGGAGATTTATGGCAGCTCGGAAACCGGCGGCATCGCCTGGCGCCAGGGTGGCGAACTGTGGACGCCGTTCGCCGCGGTGCAGCTGACACTGAATGACGACGGCGCGTTGCGGGTCGCTTCGCCCTACCTGCCGGCCGGACAGGTCGAGCAGACCGCCGACGCCGCCGAGTTCGCCGCCGATGGGCGCTTCCGTCTGCGCGGCCGCCTCGACCGCATCGTCAAGCTGGAAGAGAAACGCATCTCGCTGCCGGCGCTGGAACAGGCGCTGCTGCTGCATCCTTGGATCATCGATGCGCGCCTCGGCGTGCTGCAGGAGGGCCGCGCCTTCCTCGGTGCGCTGGTCGTGCTGAGTCCGGCCGGCCTGCACGCGCTGCGCAACCAGGGCCGCCGCGCCCTGACCAACGGCCTGCGCCGCCACCTGGCCGGGCATTGCGAAGCCATCGCCCTGCCGCGCCGCTGGCGCCTGCTCGAGCAGCTGCCCTATAGCAGCCAGGGCAAGCTGGCCCAGGCCCAGGTCGAGGCGCTGCTCGCCGCGCCACGACCGACCCAGGTCGAACCGCTGAGTGCCGTCGAGCAGGATGGCGAATGGCAACTGGAACTGGTGGTGCCACTCGATCTCGCACACTTCTCCGGGCATTTCCCGACGGTGCCGGTGCTGCCTGGCGTGGTGCAGATCGACTGGGCGCAACAGCTGGCGCGGCGGCTGATCGCCGACCTGCCGCCGCGCTTCGCCGGCATGGAAGTGCTCAAGTTCCAGCAACTGGTGCGCCCCGGCGACCGCCTGCAGCTGGCGCTGCGTTTCGACAGCACGCGCGGCAAGCTGTACTTCGCCTTCCGCAACGGCGCGGCGGCCTGCTCCTCGGGACGCATCCTGCTCGGAGCTGCGCAGTGATGGGTATCGCGGTGCTCCACCCATCCTACGAGGAGCGTACCGCCGTGAGCCTCCGTAGGTTGGTGTTGAGCGCAGCGATACCCAACAACACGGCGATGGGCCGTGACATTGCCGATGCAGGGGTTGGCCATGCATAACCCCTGCGCCGTGATCCCCGTGTACAACCACGAACACGCACTGCCGGCCGTGGTCGCCGTGCTGCGCGACGCTGGCTTGCCCTGCGTACTGGTCGATGACGCCTCCAGCGCCGACTGTGCCGCGGTGATGGATCGCCTGGCTGGCACGACGGACACCTTCCTCGTCCGCCTGCCGCGCAACCAGGGCAAGGGCGGCGCGGTGATGGCCGGCCTGCGCGAGGCGCAGCGCCTGGGTTTCAGCCATGCGCTGCAGGTCGACGCCGACGGCCAGCACGATCTCGGCGACGTCGCGCGCTTCCTCAACCTGTCGCAGCAGCAACCGCAGGCGCTGATCTGCGGCTACCCGCAGTACGACGCCAGCGTGCCGAAGAGCCGCCTCTACGCGCGCTACCTGACGCATGTGTGGGTGTGGATCAACAGCCTGTCGCTGTCGATCCGCGACGGCATGTGCGGCTTCCGCGTCTACCCGCTGGCCGCCAGCGTGGCGCTGCTCGACTCGGCGCGCCTCGGCCGGCGCATGGATTTCGACCCCGAGTTCCTGGTGCGCATGGCCTGGCGCAACCAGCCGATGCACTGGCTGCCGACCCGCGTGCACTACCCGCTCGACGGCCTCTCGCACTTTCGCCTGTGGCACGACAACGCGCTGATCGCGAAGATGCACGCCAAGCTGTTCTTCGCCATGCTCGCGCGCCTGCCGCTGATTCTCTGGCGCCGGTGGCGGGCATGAGCGCGCAACACTGGGCCAGCCAGCGCGAGCGCGGCAGCTTCCTGCTGATGAAATTCACCGCCGGCGCCGCCCGCCGCCTCGGGCGCCGCGCCCTGGCGCCGCTGCTGTACCTGATCGTCGGCTACTTCTTCCTGTTCGGCGGCAAGGCGCGGCGCAGCATTCACGCCTACCAGCAGCGCCTCGCCGCCTGGAGCGGGCGCGCCGAACTGGGCCCGCGCACGGGCTCGGTGTTCGCCCAGTTCCTCGCCTTCGCCGAGGCGCTGCTCGACAAGCTGGACATCTGGAGCGGCCGCCTCGACCCCGCGCAGATCGAGCTGATCGATCCCCACGACCTGCGCGGCCAGCTGCGCGGCGCGCGCGGCCAGCTGCTGGTCGGCGCCCACCTCGGCAACCTCGAGGTCTGCCGCGCCCTGGCCGAGCTCGGCGAGAAGGTGCAGATGAACGTGCTGGTACACACCAAGCATGCCGAACAGTTCAACCGCCTGCTGGGCGAGGCCGGCGCCAGCCACCTGCGTCTGATCCAGGTCAGCGAGCTGGACCCGGCGATCATGCTGCAGCTCTCCGAGCGCCTGGAACGCGGCGAGTGGCTGGCGATCGCCGGCGACCGCGTGCCGCTGCATGGCGGGCGCAACGTCACGGTCGACTTCCTCGGCCGCCCGGCGGCATTCCCCCAGGGCCCCTGGCTGCTCGCCGGCCTGCTGCACTGCCCGCTCAACCTGATGACCTGCGTGAAGCAGGACGGCCGCTACCGCGTGTACCTCGAGCCCTTCGCCGAGCGCGTGCAGTGGAAACGCGGCGAGCGCGACGCGGTGATCCGCGCCTGGGTGCAGCGCTACGCCGAACGTCTCGGCCAGCTGTGCCTGCTGGCGCCGCGGCAATGGTTCAACTTCTACCCGTTCTGGAACGAGCATGACGACACAGCAGCCTGAACCCGTCATTTTTGGTGAGCGCCCGCTCAGCATCGAAAACGTCGTCGCCCTCAGCCAGCGCCGCGCCCGCGCCTGCCTGCAGGCCGACGCCGCCTACCGCGCGCGGATCGCCCGCGGCGCGCAGTTCCTCGACGGCCTGCTCGATCGCGAAGGCAGCATCTACGGGGTGACCACCGGCTACGGCGACTCCTGCGTGGTCAGCGTGCCGCTGCACCAGGTCGAGGCGCTGCCGCGCCACCTGTTCACCTTCCACGGCTGCGGGCTGGGCAAGCTGCTCGACGAGGCGAGCACCCGCGCGGTGCTCGCCGCGCGGCTGCAGTCGCTGTGCCAGGGCGTCTCCGGGGTGCGCGTGGAGCTGCTCGAACGCCTGCAGGCGTTTCTCGACCACGACGTGCTGCCGCTGATCCCCGAGGAAGGCTCGGTCGGCGCCAGCGGCGACCTGACCCCGCTGTCCTACGTCGCCGCCACCCTCAGCGGCGAACGCGAAGTGCTGTATCGCGGCGAGCGGCGCACGGCGGCCGAGGTGCATGCCGCGCTCGGCTGGGCGCCGCTGTGCCTGCGACCCAAGGAAGCCCTGGCGCTGATGAACGGCACCGCGGTGATGACCGCGCTGGCCTGCCAGGCCTACAGCCGCGCCGACTACCTGCTGCAGCTGGCCACGCGCATCACCGCGTTCAACGTGGTGGCGCTGGCCGGCAACCCGGAGCACTTCGACGAACGGCTGTTCGCCGCCAAGCCGCACCCGGGGCAGATGCAGGTCGCCGCCTGGCTGCGCCAGGACCTCGCCATCGACGGCCCGACGCCGCCGCTGCACCGCCTGCAGGACCGCTACTCGCTGCGCTGCGCGCCGCACGTGCTCGGTGTGCTGGCCGACAGCCTGGGCCTGCTCCGCCAGTTCATCGAGATCGAGCTGAACAGCGCCAACGACAACCCGCTGATCGACCCGGACGCAGGCCGCGTGCTGCACGGCGGGCACTTCTACGGCGGGCATATCGCCTTCGCCATGGACAGTCTGAAGAACCTGATCGGCAACCTCGCCGACCTGCTCGACCGGCAGCTCGCCCTGCTGGTCGACGTGCGCTACAACCACGGCCTGCCGAGCAACCTGTCCGGCGCGCCGGCCGAGACGGCGATGATCAACCACGGCTTCAAGGCAGTGCAGATCGGCGCCAGCGCCTGGACCGCCGAAGCGCTGAAGAACAGCATGCCGGCCAGCGTGTTCTCGCGCTCCACCGAATGCCACAACCAGGACAAGGTGAGCATGGGCACCATCGCCGCGCGTGACGCGTTGCGCAGCCTGGAGCTGGCCGAACAGGTCGCCGCCGCCACCCTGCTGGCCGCCAACCAGGGCGTCTGGCTGCGCCAGCGCGACGCGGCGCGCAGCCTGCCGGCGCCGCTGGCAGCAATGCATGCCCAGCTGTCCGCCGAATTCCCGCCGGTGATCGAAGACCGCGCCCTGGAAGGCGAGCTGCGCCTGTGCCTGACCCGCATCCGCGCCCAGCACTGGAGGCTCTATGCGTAGTCAGGGCGTGCTGCAGGCCGAGGTCGAAGTGCAGGTACCGTTCTTCGACGTCGACATGATGGAAGTGGTCTGGCACGGGCATTACGTCAAGTACCTGGAGGTCGCCCGCTGCGCCCTGCTGGACAAGCTCGGCCACAACTACAGGCAAATGCGCGAGGCCGGCTACGCCTGGCCGATCATCGATCTGCAGCTGCGCTACATCCGCGGCGCGACCTTCGGCCAGCGCCTGCGCGTGCGCGCCGACCTGGTCGAGTGGGAGAACCGCCTGAAGATCAACTACCTGATCAGCGACGCCAGCAGCGGTGAACGCATGACCCGCGCCAGCACCGTGCAGGTCGCGGTGGAAATCGCCAGCCGCGAGATGCTGCTGGCCTCGCCCAAGGTGTTCGTCGAGGCCGTGGAACGGGCGCTGGCATGAAGCGCCTGCTCACCGTCGCGCTGCTGCTCGCCGCGCCGCTGGTCCAGGCCTTCGACCTCGACCAGCTCAGCGCGCAGCTGGCCAAACCGGCGGTGGTGCGCGGCCCGTTCGTCCAGGAGAAGCACCTGCGCGCGCTGCCCCAGCCGCTGACCAGCCGCGGCCAGTTCGTCCTGTCGCGCGAACATGGCCTGCTCTGGCAGCTGCAGACGCCGCTGCAGCAGGACTACCGCATCGATGCACAGGGCATCGCCAAGCGCACGCCACAGGGCTGGCAAACCCAGCCCGGCCAGGACGTCGCCGCGCAACAGAGCCGCTTGTTTCTTGCCGTACTCAAGGGCGACCGCAGTGGCCTGGAACGCGATTTCGACCTGCAGCTGAGCGGCGACGCGGACAACTGGCGCCTGCACCTGAGCCCGCGCTCGCTACTGCTCAAGCAGATCTTCAGCGCCATCGAGATCGACGGCGGCGCGTTAGTGCAGCGCATCGAATTGCGCGAAACCCAGGGCGACAGCAGCGTGCTGCGCCTGCCGCAGAGCCAGGCCGGCCCTGAATTGAGCGACACGGAGCGGTCCGATTTTGCTGCCGACTGAACGCCTGCTGCCGCGCCTGTTCCTGTTCCTGCTCGCCGCGTTGCTGGCCCTGGCCGCCTGGCAATGGCGCGCCGGTGCGCCCGTCGAAGCCAGTATGCTCAGCCTGCTGCCGCAGGGCGCCGGCGATGCGCGAGTACAGCAGGCCGAGCAGCGCATGCAGGAGCCGCTGAATCGCGAGCTGCTGGTGCTGGTCGGTCATCCGCAGCGCGACCAGGCGATCGCCCTGGTGCAGCAGATTGGCCAGCACTGGCAGGCCGAGCAGCGCTTCGCGCGGGTGCAGTGGAGCCTCGATGCCGACTTGCCGGCGCTACGCGACCAACTGCGCGCCAGCCGCCTGGGGCTGTTGCCAGCCGCCGATCGCGCGCAGCTGATCGAACAACCGGACGCCTTCGTCGAACGACGCGCCGCGCAGCTGTTCGACACCTTCGGCAGCATCGCCCTGTTGCCCACCGCGCAGGACTGGCTAGGTCTCGGTGCCCGCGCGCAACAGGCGCTCAACCCGCACAGCCGCATCCAGGCCGACCTGGCCAGCGGCGCGCTACTCCTCGACGAACCCGGCATGACCTGGGCATTGCTGCGCGCCCGCAGCCACGACGATGCCTTCGACCTGCACGCGCCACCGCTGATTGCCGCCGACGTGGCCGAGACGCGTCAGCAGGTCGAACAGGCCGGCGGCCAGCTGCTGGCGGCCAGCGGCGTGCTCTACGCCGCCGCCGGGCAGGCCAAGGCCACCCGCGAAATCAGCCTGATCGGCGGCGGCGCCGCGCTCGGCACCTTGCTGCTGTTGCTGCTGGCGTTCCGCCGTGCGCGGGTGCTACTCAGCCTGCTGCCGATCGGCGTCGCCCTGCTCGCCGGGACCACCGCCTGCGTGCTGGTGTTCGGCGAGATCAACGCGCTGACCCTGGTGCTCGGCGCCAGCCTGATCGGCGTCGCCGCCGACTACCCGCAGCACTACCTGAGCAAGAGCTGGGGCGCCGCCGACTGGCGCAGCTGGAGCGCCCTGCGCGCCACCCTGCCGGGACTGACCCTGAGCCTCGGCACCAACCTGATCGGCTACCTGGCGCTGGCCTTCACGCCGTTCCCGGCGCTGACCCAGATCGCCCTGTTCTCCGCCGCCGGGCTGATCGGCGCCTACCTGTGTTCGGTGTGCCTGCTGCCGGCCTGGCTCAGCGGCCTGCGCCTGACGCCGCCGGCCGGCGTGCTGCGCTTCTGCCAGCGCCTGCTGGCGCTGCGCGTGCGGCTGCTGGCGAAGACTGGCAGCGGGCCGCTGCTCGCCCTGCTGCTGGCCTTCTGTGCCGGCGGCCTGTGGCAGCTGCACAGCCAGAACGACCTGCGCCAGTGGCTGGGCAGCGAGCCGCGTCTGCAGGCCGAGGCACAGCGCATCGCCGCGCTGACCGGCCAGCAGCCGACCAGCCAGTTCTTCCTGGTGCGCGGCGCCGACGAGGCGCAGCTGCTGGAACGCCAGGCCGCCCTGGCCCGGCGCCTCGACCCGCTGCTCGCCGACGGCACGCTGCGCGGCTACCGCGCGCTCAGCCAGCTGGTCGCCCCGGCCTCGCAGCTCGAGGCGCTGCGCGGCGCGCTGCGCCAACTGCCGGCGCACTGGCAACCGCTGCTCGCCGCCGGCCTGCAGGAAGCCGCGCTGCGCGCGGAGCTGGACGCCCTGCTCGGCGCGCCGCAGCCCGACCTGGAACAGGCCCTCGCCGGCCCGCTCGGCGAGCCCTGGCGGCCGCTCTGGCTGGGTCGCGATGGCGACGGCGCGGCCGGACTGGTCAGCTTCCAGGGCCAGGCCGACGCGGCGCGTCTGCAGGCCGCCGCCGAGGGTCTCGCCGGCGTGCAGCTGGTCGACCGCCTCGGCGAGCTGAACCGCCTGTTTGCCGCCACCCAGTTCAGCGCCGCCGAACTCAAGCTGCTCTCCTGCGTGGCCATCGTGCTGCTCCTGTCCCTGCCGTTCGGCCTCGCCGGCGCGCTGCGCGTGGTCAGCCTGCCGCTGCTCGCCGCTCTCGCCGCGCTGGCCTGCCTCGGCTGGCTCGGCCAGCCGCTGACCCTGTTCAGCCTGTTCGGCCTGCTGCTGATCACCGCCATCGGCGTCGACTACGCGATCCTCATGCGCGAGAACATCGGCGGTCCGGCGGTCAGCCTGCTCGGCACGCTGCTCTCGGCGCTGACCAGCTGGCTGTCGTTCGGCCTGCTGCTGATCAGCCAGACCCCGGCGATCGCCAACTTCGGCCTGGCGATCAGCCTCGGCCTGCTGTTCTGCTTCCTGCTCGCGCCCTGGGCCGGCAGCAGCGACCTTGTGGAGGAGTCGCCATGAGCGTGCTCGGTTTCTGGCTGCTCGCCCTGGCGCTGTACACCCTGGTGGCGACGCTCGGCGGCCGCCGGCTGCTGCCCATCGTCGGCCAGTTGCTGGTCGCCAGCCTGGCGATCCCGGCGCTGCTGCTCGGCTGGGTCGAGCCGCACTGGCAGCTGGACGCCCGCGCGCTGCTCGCCCCGGCCTGGGTCGAGGCGCTCTACGGCCTGTGCTTCGCCCTGCTGCTCGGCTACATCCTCAGCGACGTGATCGACCTGGAATTGAGTCCCGCCTGCCTGAAGATCGCCCTGCCGAGCTTCCTGGTGCCGCTGCTCGCCGGCATCGCCTGCGCCGTCTGGCTGCTGCCCGGCCCGCGCGACTGGCTGAGTGCGCTGGGCATCGGCCTGCTGTTCTCGATCACCGCGATCCCGGTGCTCTACCTGTTCCTGCAGAGCATCGACTATCCGCCGGTGGCGACCCGCCGCCTGCTGCACACGGCGATCCTCATGGACTTCCTGTGCTGGAGCCTGTTCGGCCTGGCCCAGGGCAGCGCCCAGCCGACCAGCCTGCTCGCCCCGCTGGCCGCCGCCGCCCTGCCGCTGCTGCTGCACCGCCTCGGTCTGCGCCACCCGCTGGTCTACAGCCTGCCGTTCTTCGCCCTGATGCTGCTGTTGCAGAGCCTCAAGCTCAACGCCCTGGTGTTCGGCATCGGCTACCTGCTGTGCCTGGCCGCGCTGCGTCAGCCGCTGCGCCTGCCGCTGCCCGAACGTCACTGGAAGCGCCTGCTCAACGGCGTGGCGGTGCCGCTGATCCTCACCTGCGGCGTGCTGCGCGTGGACTTCCACGGTCTCGCCGGCGACTACCCGTGGAGCGCCTTCGCCGCGCTGCTGGTGCTGCCGGTGCTGAGCAAGGTGCTCGGCAGCTGGCTCGGCCTGCACTGGGCCGCACCGGCGGCGCCGGCGCGCCTGAAGTGGCGCGAGAGCCTGCTGCTGAACATCCGCGGCCTGACCGAGGTGGTGTTCCTCAACCTGTTGCTGCAACAGCAGCTGATCGACGCGCCGGTGTATTTCGGCCTGCTGCTGATGAGCCTGTTCTCCACCCTGCTGCCGGCCCTGCTCGGCAAGCGCCACCCCGTCCATTCCGAACCCGAGGCAAGGAGCCGCTATGAAGTTTCCTGAAGTCGAACAGCGCCAGGTCGTGGTGATCGGCGCCGGCCCGTCCGGCGCCATCGCCGCCGCCCTGCTCAAGCGCCAGGGCCACGACGTGCTGGTGCTGGAACGCCAGCGCTTCCCGCGCTTCTCCATCGGCGAGAGCCTGCTGTCGCACTGCCTGGACTTCGTCGAGGAGGCGGGCATGCTCGACGCGGTCCGCGCCGCCGGCTTCCAGACCAAGCACGGTGCGGCTTTCGCCTGGGGCGAGCGCTATAGCGAGTTCGACTTCCGCGACAAGTTCACCGCCGGCCAGGGCTCGACCTTCCAGGTGCTGCGTGCCGACTTCGACAAGCTGCTGGCCGACCAGGCCGCGCTGCAGGGCGTGGAAATCCGCTACGAGGAAGAAATCGTCAGCGCCGACTTCAGCGGCGACTGCCCGCGCCTCGGCGTGCGCCGCCTGGCCGACGGCCACGAGTACCAGGTCGAGTGCACCTTCGTCCTCGACGGCAGCGGCTACGGCCGCGTGCTGCCGCGCCTGCTCGACCTCGACCAGCCGTCCGACTTCCCGGTGCGCCAGGCGCTGTTCACCCATGTCGAGGACCGCATCGCCGCGGACGCCGGCTTCGACCGCGAGAAGATCCTGGTCACCACCCATCCGACCCTGCGCGACGTGTGGTTCTGGACCATCCCGTTCAGCAACGGCCGCTGCTCGCTCGGCGTGGTCGCCGACGCGCAGCGCTACGCCGGCCGTGGCAGCGACCTGGACGCCTGTCTGCAGCAGTTCGTCGCGGAAACGCCGAGCCTGTCGCGGGTACTCGGCAACGCGCTGTGGGACACCCCGGTGCGCGCCCTCGGCGGCTACGCGGCCAACGTCAAGCGCCTGCACGGGCCGGGCTTCGCGCTGCTCGGCAACGCCGCGGAATTCCTCGACCCGGTGTTCTCCTCCGGGGTGACCATCGCCATGCGCTCGGCGAGCATGGCCGCCGGCCTGCTGCACCGTCAGCTCGGCGGTGAGGCGGTGGACTGGGAGGCGGAATTCGCCGTGCCGCTCAAGCGCGGCGTCGATGCGTTTCGCGCCTACGTCGAGGGTTGGTACGACGGTACCTTCCAGGACGTGATCTATTACCAGAACGCCTCGCCGGATATCCGCCGGATGATCTGCTCGATCCTCGCCGGCTACGCCTGGGACGAGCGCAACCCCTACGTCGCCGAGCCCAAGCGACGCCTGCGGGTACTCGCCGAACTCTGCGCCCAGCCCGCCTGAGCCATGGAAAAGGACTTCACATGACCCGCGCCGCCGCCACCTACGTCGAGGAAACCGGCTTCGGTTTCTGGTTCCTGCAGAGCCATGTCTGGCAGCACCACG is drawn from Pseudomonas cavernae and contains these coding sequences:
- a CDS encoding outer membrane lipoprotein carrier protein LolA: MKRLLTVALLLAAPLVQAFDLDQLSAQLAKPAVVRGPFVQEKHLRALPQPLTSRGQFVLSREHGLLWQLQTPLQQDYRIDAQGIAKRTPQGWQTQPGQDVAAQQSRLFLAVLKGDRSGLERDFDLQLSGDADNWRLHLSPRSLLLKQIFSAIEIDGGALVQRIELRETQGDSSVLRLPQSQAGPELSDTERSDFAAD
- a CDS encoding acyl-CoA thioesterase; the encoded protein is MRSQGVLQAEVEVQVPFFDVDMMEVVWHGHYVKYLEVARCALLDKLGHNYRQMREAGYAWPIIDLQLRYIRGATFGQRLRVRADLVEWENRLKINYLISDASSGERMTRASTVQVAVEIASREMLLASPKVFVEAVERALA
- a CDS encoding glycosyl transferase, with product MSAQHWASQRERGSFLLMKFTAGAARRLGRRALAPLLYLIVGYFFLFGGKARRSIHAYQQRLAAWSGRAELGPRTGSVFAQFLAFAEALLDKLDIWSGRLDPAQIELIDPHDLRGQLRGARGQLLVGAHLGNLEVCRALAELGEKVQMNVLVHTKHAEQFNRLLGEAGASHLRLIQVSELDPAIMLQLSERLERGEWLAIAGDRVPLHGGRNVTVDFLGRPAAFPQGPWLLAGLLHCPLNLMTCVKQDGRYRVYLEPFAERVQWKRGERDAVIRAWVQRYAERLGQLCLLAPRQWFNFYPFWNEHDDTAA
- a CDS encoding phosphopantetheine-binding protein translates to MSDLQLEIKSLIIEALGLEDMTTDDLAADLTLFGDGLGLDSVDALELGLAIQKRFGIKIDAEAKDTRKHFANVASLAAFVSAHQAA
- a CDS encoding HAL/PAL/TAL family ammonia-lyase; translated protein: MTTQQPEPVIFGERPLSIENVVALSQRRARACLQADAAYRARIARGAQFLDGLLDREGSIYGVTTGYGDSCVVSVPLHQVEALPRHLFTFHGCGLGKLLDEASTRAVLAARLQSLCQGVSGVRVELLERLQAFLDHDVLPLIPEEGSVGASGDLTPLSYVAATLSGEREVLYRGERRTAAEVHAALGWAPLCLRPKEALALMNGTAVMTALACQAYSRADYLLQLATRITAFNVVALAGNPEHFDERLFAAKPHPGQMQVAAWLRQDLAIDGPTPPLHRLQDRYSLRCAPHVLGVLADSLGLLRQFIEIELNSANDNPLIDPDAGRVLHGGHFYGGHIAFAMDSLKNLIGNLADLLDRQLALLVDVRYNHGLPSNLSGAPAETAMINHGFKAVQIGASAWTAEALKNSMPASVFSRSTECHNQDKVSMGTIAARDALRSLELAEQVAAATLLAANQGVWLRQRDAARSLPAPLAAMHAQLSAEFPPVIEDRALEGELRLCLTRIRAQHWRLYA
- a CDS encoding acyl carrier protein; amino-acid sequence: MQNRDEIFASLRDTLVELFELDPAQITLEANLYQDLEIDSIDAVDLIDHIKRQTGKKIAAEDFKSVRTVHDVVEAVFRLVSAEGL
- a CDS encoding AMP-binding protein, producing MSWIGAERLLFATTHRPACEELDHAALCAAALRFAAQLQAAGVRRLALHLEDAGELAVALLGAWRAGVAVLLPADGQAQMRERLSTQVDLWLDRLELDASLAPLEPAALDLDSCQLTLCTSGSSGAPKPIAKTLRQLANEVEALERLWGAELGDATIVGSVAAQHIYGLLFRVLWPLCAGRRFVRQAQPFPEDLQRVSLAIARDAGSVASAAEARQEPARPRSLQAVNEQAEPVSNAASVSAAASSAPGFAWVASPALLKRMGDNLDWPALRAVRRVFSSGGPLPTEAAQALDERLGQAPTEIYGSSETGGIAWRQGGELWTPFAAVQLTLNDDGALRVASPYLPAGQVEQTADAAEFAADGRFRLRGRLDRIVKLEEKRISLPALEQALLLHPWIIDARLGVLQEGRAFLGALVVLSPAGLHALRNQGRRALTNGLRRHLAGHCEAIALPRRWRLLEQLPYSSQGKLAQAQVEALLAAPRPTQVEPLSAVEQDGEWQLELVVPLDLAHFSGHFPTVPVLPGVVQIDWAQQLARRLIADLPPRFAGMEVLKFQQLVRPGDRLQLALRFDSTRGKLYFAFRNGAAACSSGRILLGAAQ
- a CDS encoding lysophospholipid acyltransferase family protein, coding for MELVTQQGMSPYSAPWWWRLIATALSFSLFGIGGVLLRVLVFPLLGLLPGDARVRRTRARRVVSRSFRWFVEFMFRSGVLTYEVEGAERLGRPGQMVIANHPSLIDVVVLIAFIRDANCVVKQSLWDNPCMHGPIHACGYISNSGSLDMLDEAAAALQAGETLIVFPEGTRTTPGQAPQFHRGAAAIALRGAQLVTPVVISVSPTTLTKAEPWYSIPSRRFHFRLRVGQDIDPRQFSALGPAPVASRKLNDHLHQHFMKELAEDERSAT
- a CDS encoding glycosyltransferase family 2 protein, yielding MHNPCAVIPVYNHEHALPAVVAVLRDAGLPCVLVDDASSADCAAVMDRLAGTTDTFLVRLPRNQGKGGAVMAGLREAQRLGFSHALQVDADGQHDLGDVARFLNLSQQQPQALICGYPQYDASVPKSRLYARYLTHVWVWINSLSLSIRDGMCGFRVYPLAASVALLDSARLGRRMDFDPEFLVRMAWRNQPMHWLPTRVHYPLDGLSHFRLWHDNALIAKMHAKLFFAMLARLPLILWRRWRA